A stretch of Enterobacter cloacae complex sp. ECNIH7 DNA encodes these proteins:
- a CDS encoding PhoH family protein, giving the protein MNIDTREISLEPADNARLLSLCGPFDDNIKQLERRLGIEINRRDNHFKLTGRPICVNAAADILRSLYVDTAPMRGETQDIEPEQIHLAIKEARVLEQSAESVPDYGKAINIKTKRGVIKPRTPNQAQYIANILDHDITFGVGPAGTGKTYLAVAAAVDALERQEIRRILLTRPAVEAGEKLGFLPGDLSQKVDPYLRPLYDALFEMLGFEKVEKLIERNVIEVAPLAYMRGRTLNDAFIILDESQNTTIEQMKMFLTRIGFNSKAVITGDVTQIDLPRSTKSGLRHAIEVLAEVDEISFNFFHSEDVVRHPVVARIVNAYEAWEEADQKRKAELAAERKREAQEQEQK; this is encoded by the coding sequence TTGAATATAGATACGCGTGAAATTAGCCTTGAGCCAGCAGACAACGCTCGCCTGCTGAGCCTGTGCGGGCCGTTTGATGACAACATCAAACAACTGGAACGACGTCTGGGTATCGAAATCAATCGTCGCGATAATCATTTCAAACTTACCGGACGCCCTATCTGCGTCAACGCCGCTGCGGACATTCTGCGTAGCCTGTATGTTGATACCGCCCCAATGCGCGGCGAAACGCAGGATATAGAGCCGGAACAGATCCACCTCGCCATTAAAGAGGCGCGCGTGCTTGAGCAAAGCGCGGAAAGCGTGCCGGACTACGGTAAAGCAATCAATATCAAGACCAAACGTGGCGTCATTAAGCCGCGTACGCCAAACCAGGCGCAGTACATCGCCAATATCCTCGACCACGACATCACCTTCGGCGTGGGTCCGGCGGGTACGGGTAAAACCTATCTGGCCGTTGCCGCTGCGGTAGATGCGCTGGAACGCCAGGAGATACGTCGCATCCTGCTGACCCGCCCTGCCGTCGAAGCGGGCGAAAAGCTGGGCTTCCTGCCGGGCGATCTGAGTCAAAAGGTCGACCCGTATCTGCGTCCTTTATACGATGCGCTGTTCGAGATGCTCGGCTTTGAGAAGGTCGAGAAGCTCATTGAGCGTAACGTTATCGAAGTTGCCCCGCTCGCCTACATGCGCGGTCGTACGCTGAACGATGCGTTCATCATTCTCGATGAGAGCCAGAACACCACCATCGAACAGATGAAGATGTTCCTGACGCGTATCGGCTTTAACTCGAAAGCGGTCATTACCGGAGACGTCACCCAGATCGACCTGCCGCGCAGCACCAAATCAGGCCTGCGCCACGCGATTGAGGTTCTGGCCGAGGTCGACGAAATCAGCTTTAACTTCTTCCACAGTGAAGACGTGGTACGCCACCCGGTGGTCGCGCGTATCGTTAACGCCTATGAAGCCTGGGAAGAGG
- the miaB gene encoding tRNA (N6-isopentenyl adenosine(37)-C2)-methylthiotransferase MiaB — protein MTKKLHIKTWGCQMNEYDSSKMADLLDSTHGYQLTENVKEADVLLLNTCSIREKAQEKVFHVLGRWKLLKRKNPDLIIGVGGCVASQEGKLIRQRAPYVDIVFGPQTLHRLPEMINQVRGSRSPVVDVSFPEIEKFDRLPEPRADGPTAFVSIMEGCNKYCTYCVVPYTRGEEVSRPADDILFEIAQLAAQGVREVNLLGQNVNAWRGENYDGTTGSFAELLRLVAAIDGIDRIRFTTSHPMEFTDDIIDVYRDTPELVSFLHLPIQCGSDRVLNLMGRPHTVLEYKSTIRKLREARPDIQISSDFIVGFPGETADDFERTMKLIGEVNFDVSYSFIFSARPGTPAADMVDDVPEEEKKQRLYILQERINQQANAWSRRMLGTVQRILVEGTSRKSIMELSGRTENNRVVNFEGTPDMIGKFVDVEIVEVLTNSLRAKLVRTEDEMGLRIAESPESVISRTRKENDSGVGIYQP, from the coding sequence ATGACTAAAAAACTCCATATAAAAACCTGGGGCTGTCAGATGAACGAATACGATTCATCCAAGATGGCCGATCTGCTGGATTCAACCCACGGATACCAGCTGACAGAAAATGTGAAAGAAGCGGACGTGCTGCTGCTGAACACCTGTTCGATTCGTGAAAAAGCGCAGGAAAAAGTCTTTCACGTGTTAGGCCGCTGGAAGCTTCTCAAGCGAAAAAATCCGGACCTGATCATCGGCGTGGGTGGCTGCGTTGCGTCGCAGGAAGGTAAGCTGATCCGCCAGAGAGCCCCGTATGTGGATATTGTCTTTGGTCCTCAGACCCTGCACCGCCTGCCGGAGATGATCAATCAGGTTCGCGGCAGCCGCAGCCCGGTCGTTGACGTCAGCTTCCCGGAAATCGAAAAGTTTGACCGTCTGCCGGAGCCGCGCGCCGATGGCCCGACCGCCTTCGTCTCCATCATGGAAGGCTGCAACAAATACTGCACTTACTGCGTGGTGCCTTACACCCGCGGTGAAGAAGTCAGCCGTCCGGCAGACGATATTCTGTTTGAAATTGCGCAGCTTGCCGCACAGGGCGTTCGCGAAGTGAATCTGCTGGGCCAGAACGTAAACGCCTGGCGCGGGGAAAACTACGACGGCACCACCGGCAGCTTTGCCGAGCTGCTGCGTCTGGTGGCCGCGATTGACGGTATAGACCGCATTCGCTTTACCACCAGCCACCCGATGGAGTTTACCGACGACATCATTGACGTGTATCGCGATACGCCAGAGCTGGTGAGCTTCCTGCACCTGCCGATTCAGTGTGGCTCTGACCGCGTGCTGAACCTGATGGGCCGCCCGCATACGGTGCTGGAGTACAAGTCCACCATTCGTAAGCTGCGTGAAGCGCGTCCGGATATCCAGATCAGCTCCGACTTTATCGTCGGCTTCCCTGGCGAAACCGCTGATGACTTCGAGCGCACCATGAAGCTCATCGGTGAAGTGAATTTTGACGTCAGCTACAGCTTCATCTTCTCTGCGCGTCCTGGAACACCTGCGGCCGATATGGTTGACGATGTGCCGGAAGAAGAGAAAAAGCAGCGTCTGTATATTCTGCAGGAGCGTATTAACCAGCAGGCCAACGCGTGGAGCCGCCGTATGCTCGGCACCGTTCAGCGCATTCTGGTGGAAGGCACCTCCCGCAAGAGCATTATGGAACTCTCCGGTCGTACCGAAAACAACCGCGTGGTGAACTTTGAGGGCACCCCGGATATGATCGGTAAATTCGTGGACGTCGAGATTGTTGAAGTGCTGACCAACTCGCTGCGCGCGAAGCTGGTACGCACCGAGGACGAAATGGGCCTGCGTATTGCCGAGTCACCGGAATCCGTGATCTCTCGTACCCGTAAAGAAAACGATTCTGGCGTGGGGATTTACCAGCCTTAA
- the ubiF gene encoding 3-demethoxyubiquinol 3-hydroxylase, translating into MTLLHTEVAVVGGGMVGGALALGLAQQGFEVTVIEQAAPPAFDPASKPDVRISAISAASVDLLRGLGVWEAVLAMRAHPYSRLETWEWENAHVAFDAAELKLPRLGYMVENNVLQQALWQALDAHPKVTLRVPASIKSLHPQESGYSLTLDSGDELAVKLVVGADGANSQVRQMAGIGVHAWQYKQSCMLITVECENAPGESTWQHFTPNGPHAFLPLFDNWASLVWYDKPARIRQLQGLSMEQLQREIRLHFPSRLGNVTPVAAGAFPLTRRHALQYAREGLALVGDAAHTIHPLAGQGVNLGYRDVDALLDVLSSARGHAENWASHQILKRYQTRRMADNFIMQSGMDLFYAGFSNDLAPVRILRNIGLMAAERAGGLKRQALKYALGL; encoded by the coding sequence ATGACACTCCTACACACCGAAGTTGCCGTTGTCGGCGGCGGTATGGTCGGCGGCGCGCTGGCGCTGGGGCTGGCGCAGCAGGGATTTGAGGTAACGGTAATCGAACAGGCTGCACCGCCGGCCTTCGATCCCGCCAGCAAACCGGATGTGCGCATTTCCGCTATCAGCGCGGCGTCCGTCGATCTGCTGCGCGGGCTGGGCGTCTGGGAGGCGGTGCTGGCGATGCGCGCGCACCCCTATAGCCGTCTTGAAACCTGGGAGTGGGAAAATGCCCACGTCGCGTTTGATGCCGCTGAGCTGAAGCTGCCGCGCCTGGGTTATATGGTGGAAAACAACGTGCTTCAGCAGGCGCTCTGGCAGGCGCTGGATGCGCACCCGAAGGTGACGCTGCGCGTTCCGGCGTCGATTAAGTCTCTACATCCTCAGGAGAGCGGGTATTCGCTGACGCTCGACAGCGGCGATGAACTGGCCGTTAAGCTCGTCGTCGGAGCGGACGGCGCTAACTCGCAGGTCCGACAGATGGCGGGAATTGGCGTTCATGCCTGGCAGTATAAGCAGTCCTGCATGCTGATTACCGTCGAGTGCGAGAATGCGCCGGGAGAAAGCACGTGGCAGCACTTTACGCCGAATGGCCCGCATGCGTTTTTACCGCTGTTTGATAACTGGGCATCGCTGGTCTGGTACGACAAACCGGCACGCATTCGCCAGCTGCAGGGGCTTTCAATGGAACAATTGCAGCGGGAAATTCGCCTGCATTTTCCGAGCCGTCTGGGCAACGTTACGCCGGTGGCTGCCGGGGCGTTTCCCCTCACTCGGCGCCATGCTTTGCAGTATGCCCGTGAAGGGCTGGCGCTGGTGGGCGATGCAGCGCACACCATTCATCCGCTGGCCGGGCAGGGCGTGAATCTGGGGTACCGTGATGTCGATGCGTTACTGGATGTGCTGAGCAGCGCCCGCGGGCACGCGGAAAACTGGGCCAGCCATCAGATTCTCAAGCGTTACCAGACGCGACGCATGGCGGATAACTTTATTATGCAGTCGGGGATGGATCTGTTCTATGCCGGGTTCAGCAATGACTTAGCCCCGGTGCGCATTCTGCGTAATATTGGATTGATGGCAGCGGAGCGTGCAGGTGGTTTGAAGCGTCAGGCGCTGAAATACGCCTTAGGACTTTAG
- the asnB gene encoding asparagine synthase B: MCSIFGVLDIKTDAGELRKKALELSRLMRHRGPDWSGVYASDKAILAHERLSIVDVNAGAQPLYNEKKTHALAVNGEIYNHQALRAEYGDRYAFQTGSDCEVILALYQEKGPEFLDDLQGMFAFALYDSEKDAYLIGRDHIGIIPLYMGHDEHGNLYVASEMKALVPVCRTIKEFPAGSYLWSKDGEIRSYYQRDWFDYDAVKDNVTDKAELRQALEDSVKSHLMSDVPYGVLLSGGLDSSVISAITKKFAARRVEDQERSEAWWPQLHSFAVGLEGAPDLKAAQEVANHLGTVHHEIHFTVQEGLDAIRDVIYHIETYDVTTIRASTPMYLMSRKIKAMGIKMVLSGEGSDEVFGGYLYFHKAPNAKELHEETVRKLQALHMFDCARANKAMSAWGVEARVPFLDKKFLDVAMRINPQDKMCGNGKMEKHILRECFESYLPASVAWRQKEQFSDGVGYSWIDTLKEVAAKQVSDQQLETASFRFPYNTPGSKEAYLYREIFEELFPVPSAAECVPGGPSVACSSAKAIEWDESFKSMNDPSGRAVGVHQSAYK, encoded by the coding sequence ATGTGTTCAATTTTTGGCGTACTGGATATTAAAACTGACGCGGGCGAACTGCGTAAAAAGGCACTCGAACTGTCCCGCCTGATGCGCCACCGCGGTCCGGACTGGTCAGGCGTTTACGCCAGTGACAAAGCGATTCTGGCTCACGAACGTCTGTCTATTGTTGACGTCAACGCCGGTGCACAGCCGCTGTATAACGAGAAAAAAACGCACGCGCTGGCTGTCAACGGTGAAATCTACAACCACCAGGCGCTGCGCGCCGAATACGGCGACCGCTACGCGTTCCAGACCGGTTCTGACTGTGAAGTGATCCTGGCGCTGTATCAGGAGAAAGGGCCCGAGTTCCTGGACGACCTGCAGGGCATGTTTGCCTTCGCCCTGTACGACAGCGAAAAAGACGCTTACCTCATTGGCCGTGACCATATCGGCATTATCCCGCTGTACATGGGCCACGATGAGCACGGCAACCTCTACGTCGCCTCTGAAATGAAAGCCCTGGTGCCGGTATGCCGCACCATTAAAGAGTTCCCGGCGGGCAGCTATCTGTGGAGCAAAGACGGCGAGATCCGCTCCTATTACCAGCGCGACTGGTTCGACTATGATGCGGTGAAAGACAACGTCACGGACAAAGCCGAGCTGCGTCAGGCCCTGGAAGATTCCGTGAAAAGCCACCTGATGTCCGACGTGCCGTACGGCGTGCTCCTCTCCGGCGGTCTGGACTCCTCCGTGATCTCCGCGATCACCAAGAAATTCGCGGCCCGTCGCGTGGAAGATCAGGAGCGCTCAGAAGCCTGGTGGCCACAGCTGCACTCTTTTGCCGTTGGCCTGGAAGGCGCACCTGACCTGAAAGCCGCGCAGGAAGTGGCGAACCACCTCGGCACCGTGCACCATGAGATTCACTTCACCGTGCAGGAAGGTCTGGATGCGATCCGCGATGTGATCTATCACATTGAAACCTATGACGTAACCACTATCCGCGCCTCAACGCCGATGTACCTGATGTCGCGTAAGATCAAAGCGATGGGCATCAAGATGGTGCTCTCCGGTGAAGGGTCTGACGAAGTGTTTGGCGGCTACCTGTACTTCCACAAGGCGCCAAACGCCAAAGAGCTGCACGAAGAGACCGTGCGCAAGCTGCAGGCGCTGCACATGTTCGACTGTGCGCGTGCCAACAAAGCGATGTCGGCCTGGGGCGTGGAAGCGCGCGTGCCGTTCCTCGATAAGAAATTCCTCGACGTGGCGATGCGCATCAACCCGCAGGACAAGATGTGCGGCAACGGCAAAATGGAAAAACATATCCTGCGTGAATGTTTTGAATCCTACCTGCCGGCGAGCGTGGCATGGCGTCAGAAAGAGCAGTTCTCTGATGGCGTAGGCTATAGCTGGATCGACACCCTGAAAGAGGTCGCGGCGAAACAGGTTTCTGACCAACAGCTGGAAACCGCGAGCTTCCGCTTCCCGTACAACACGCCGGGCTCGAAAGAGGCCTATCTGTATCGTGAAATTTTTGAAGAGCTGTTCCCGGTACCGAGCGCCGCGGAGTGCGTACCGGGTGGCCCGTCCGTCGCCTGCTCTTCTGCCAAAGCGATTGAATGGGATGAATCTTTCAAATCCATGAACGATCCGTCAGGACGCGCGGTAGGCGTTCACCAGTCAGCCTACAAATAA
- the nagD gene encoding ribonucleotide monophosphatase NagD, giving the protein MTIKNVICDIDGVLMHDNVAVPGAAEFLHRIIDKGMPLVLLTNYPSQTGQDLANRFATAGVDVPDSVFYTSAMATADFLKRQEGKKAYVVGEGALIHELYKAGFTITDVNPDFVIVGETRSFNWEMMHKAAYFVASGARFIATNPDTHGRGFYPACGALCAGIEKISGRQPFVVGKPSPWIIRAALNKMQAHSEETVIVGDNLRTDILAGFQAGLETILVLSGVSQLDDIDSMPFRPSWIYPSVDEIDII; this is encoded by the coding sequence ATGACCATTAAGAATGTAATTTGTGATATCGACGGCGTGCTGATGCACGACAACGTTGCCGTGCCGGGTGCTGCGGAGTTTCTTCACCGCATCATCGACAAAGGAATGCCTCTGGTTCTGCTCACGAACTACCCTTCCCAAACCGGTCAGGATCTGGCTAACCGCTTTGCCACGGCGGGCGTCGACGTTCCGGACAGCGTGTTTTATACCTCGGCAATGGCCACGGCGGACTTTCTTAAGCGTCAGGAAGGGAAAAAAGCCTACGTGGTGGGTGAAGGTGCACTGATACACGAGCTGTACAAAGCTGGCTTTACCATCACTGACGTGAACCCGGACTTTGTGATTGTCGGCGAAACGCGCTCCTTTAACTGGGAGATGATGCATAAGGCAGCATACTTTGTCGCCAGCGGCGCGCGCTTTATCGCTACCAACCCGGATACGCACGGCCGTGGTTTTTATCCGGCCTGCGGCGCGCTGTGCGCCGGTATCGAAAAAATCTCAGGTCGTCAGCCGTTTGTGGTCGGTAAACCGAGCCCGTGGATCATTCGTGCCGCGCTCAACAAGATGCAGGCCCACTCTGAAGAAACCGTTATTGTCGGCGACAACCTGCGCACCGATATTCTGGCCGGATTTCAGGCGGGTCTGGAGACGATTCTGGTCCTCTCCGGCGTCTCTCAACTTGATGACATTGATTCGATGCCGTTCCGGCCAAGCTGGATTTACCCCTCCGTCGATGAAATCGACATCATCTGA
- the nagC gene encoding DNA-binding transcriptional regulator NagC — protein MTPGGQAQIGNVDLVKQLNSAAVYRLIDQHGPISRIQIAEQSQLAPASVTKITRQLIERGLIKEVDQQASTGGRRAISIITETRNFQAIGVRLGRHDTTLTLYDLSSKAIAEEHYPLPERTQETLEHALLNTIAQFIESCQRKIRELIAISVILPGLVDPESGVIRYMPHIQVENWGLVDALEKRFKVTCFVGHDIRSLALAEHYFGASQDCEDSILVRVHRGTGAGIISNGRIFIGRNGNVGEIGHIQVEPLGERCHCGNFGCLETIAANTAIEQRVRHLLEQGYQSRVTLDDCKIGTICKAANKGDALACEVIEQVGRHLGKTIAIAINLFNPQKVVIAGEIVEAEKVLLPAIEGCINTQALKAFRQNLPVVRSKLDHRSAIGAFALVKRAMLNGILLQHLLES, from the coding sequence ATGACACCTGGCGGACAAGCTCAAATCGGTAATGTCGATCTCGTTAAACAACTTAACAGTGCGGCGGTATACCGCCTGATTGACCAGCACGGACCAATCTCGCGAATTCAGATAGCCGAACAAAGCCAGCTTGCTCCCGCCAGCGTGACAAAAATTACCCGTCAGCTCATTGAGCGCGGTCTGATCAAAGAAGTCGATCAGCAGGCCTCCACCGGGGGCCGCCGCGCCATCTCCATTATTACCGAAACCCGCAATTTTCAGGCCATTGGCGTCCGTCTGGGCCGTCATGACACCACGCTCACGCTGTACGATCTGAGCAGTAAAGCCATTGCGGAAGAGCACTACCCTCTTCCGGAGCGCACCCAGGAGACGCTGGAGCATGCGCTGCTGAATACCATCGCGCAGTTTATTGAAAGCTGTCAGCGCAAGATCCGCGAACTCATCGCCATCTCCGTGATTCTGCCCGGCCTGGTCGACCCCGAAAGCGGCGTTATCCGCTATATGCCGCACATTCAGGTTGAAAACTGGGGACTGGTCGACGCGCTGGAAAAGCGTTTTAAAGTGACCTGCTTTGTGGGCCACGACATTCGCTCGCTGGCGCTGGCAGAGCACTACTTTGGTGCGAGCCAGGACTGCGAAGACTCTATTCTGGTGCGCGTTCACCGCGGAACGGGCGCCGGTATTATCTCTAACGGCCGTATTTTTATTGGTCGCAACGGTAACGTCGGCGAGATTGGCCACATTCAGGTTGAGCCTCTCGGGGAGCGCTGCCACTGCGGCAACTTCGGCTGTCTTGAAACGATTGCCGCCAACACGGCCATCGAGCAGCGCGTTCGCCATCTCCTTGAACAGGGTTACCAAAGCCGCGTCACGCTGGACGATTGCAAAATTGGCACCATCTGCAAAGCCGCCAATAAGGGTGACGCACTGGCCTGCGAAGTGATCGAGCAGGTAGGCCGTCATCTGGGGAAAACCATCGCCATCGCCATTAACCTGTTTAACCCACAAAAAGTGGTGATCGCCGGTGAAATTGTGGAGGCGGAAAAGGTGCTGCTCCCCGCCATTGAAGGCTGTATTAACACCCAGGCGCTGAAAGCATTCCGCCAGAACCTCCCGGTGGTTCGTTCAAAGCTTGACCATCGCTCGGCGATCGGCGCGTTCGCGCTGGTCAAACGCGCCATGCTCAACGGAATTCTGCTGCAGCATTTGCTGGAAAGTTGA
- the nagA gene encoding N-acetylglucosamine-6-phosphate deacetylase: protein MYALTHGRIYTGHEILDDHAIVIADGLIERVCPLAELPPEIEQRSLNGAVISPGFIDVQLNGCGGVQFNDTADAVTVETLEIMQKANEKSGCTSYLPTLITSSDDLMKQGIRVMREYLAKHPNQALGLHLEGPWLNMVKKGTHNPNYVRKPDAELVDYMCANADVIVKVTLAPEMTGTDVISKLAGAGIIVSAGHSNATLKEAKAGFRAGITFATHLYNAMPYITGREPGLVGAILDEPDVYCGIIADGMHVDYTNIRNAKRLKGDKLCLVTDATAPAGANIEQFIFAGKTIYYRNGLCVDENGTLSGSSLTMIEGVRNLVEHCGIALDEVLRMATLYPARAMGVDKQLGGIAPGMVANLTAFTHDYKIIKTIVNGNEVVTE, encoded by the coding sequence ATGTACGCTTTAACCCACGGTCGGATTTATACCGGCCATGAAATTCTGGATGACCATGCGATTGTTATCGCTGATGGCCTGATTGAACGTGTTTGCCCGCTGGCAGAACTGCCGCCGGAGATTGAACAGCGCTCACTCAATGGAGCAGTAATCTCCCCCGGTTTCATCGACGTACAGCTCAACGGCTGCGGCGGTGTGCAATTCAATGACACCGCGGATGCGGTGACGGTCGAAACGCTGGAGATCATGCAGAAAGCCAACGAGAAATCGGGCTGCACCAGCTATCTGCCAACGCTCATCACCAGCAGTGATGACCTCATGAAGCAGGGTATCCGCGTGATGCGCGAATACCTGGCCAAACACCCTAACCAGGCGCTGGGTCTGCACCTTGAAGGGCCATGGCTGAATATGGTCAAGAAAGGAACGCATAACCCGAATTACGTGCGTAAACCTGATGCGGAACTGGTTGACTACATGTGTGCGAACGCCGATGTGATCGTCAAAGTGACGCTGGCGCCTGAAATGACGGGTACGGATGTCATCAGCAAACTGGCTGGTGCCGGGATTATCGTTTCAGCAGGTCACTCAAACGCGACGCTGAAAGAAGCGAAAGCCGGTTTCCGCGCGGGGATTACCTTCGCAACGCACCTATACAACGCCATGCCGTATATCACAGGCCGTGAACCGGGTCTGGTCGGGGCGATTCTGGATGAGCCAGACGTCTACTGCGGCATTATTGCTGACGGCATGCACGTCGATTACACCAACATCCGCAACGCTAAGCGGCTGAAAGGTGACAAGCTTTGTCTGGTGACGGATGCCACCGCACCGGCAGGTGCAAATATTGAGCAGTTCATTTTTGCCGGTAAAACAATATACTACCGCAATGGACTGTGTGTGGATGAAAACGGTACGCTGAGCGGTTCCTCTTTGACCATGATTGAAGGGGTGCGTAACCTGGTTGAACATTGCGGGATTGCGCTTGATGAAGTCCTGCGTATGGCAACCCTTTATCCGGCTCGCGCAATGGGCGTGGATAAACAGCTTGGCGGAATTGCACCAGGTATGGTTGCAAACCTGACGGCATTCACACACGATTATAAAATTATTAAGACCATCGTTAATGGTAACGAGGTCGTCACTGAGTAA